The Negativicutes bacterium genome includes a window with the following:
- the rph gene encoding ribonuclease PH, which produces MNRFDNRKFDQMRFVKITRNYLKYAEGSVLIEVGNTKVICAATIEERVPPFLKGSGQGWITAEYSLLPRSTQTRNARESARGKVSGRTHEIQRLIGRALRSVIDLKALGERTILIDCDVIQADGGTRTASITGAFVALVEAIAGVYNKDKPFPIKDFIAAISVGILSDNNAVLDLCYEEDSKATVDMNVVMTGSGEFIEIQGTGEERPYTRTELNMMLEKAEKGINELIDYQKGVLGDLAWKVGSEP; this is translated from the coding sequence ATGAATAGATTTGATAATAGAAAATTTGATCAAATGAGGTTTGTTAAGATAACCAGAAACTATTTAAAATATGCAGAAGGATCGGTGTTAATTGAGGTTGGTAATACCAAAGTTATCTGTGCAGCCACTATTGAAGAAAGAGTTCCGCCATTTTTAAAGGGTAGTGGACAAGGCTGGATTACTGCCGAGTATTCCCTGTTACCACGTTCGACGCAAACTCGCAATGCTAGAGAATCAGCGCGAGGAAAAGTTTCAGGGCGGACACATGAAATTCAACGACTAATTGGACGAGCTTTGCGGAGCGTTATTGATTTAAAAGCTTTGGGTGAAAGAACAATTTTAATTGATTGTGATGTCATTCAAGCTGATGGCGGTACTAGAACTGCTTCGATTACCGGTGCTTTTGTGGCGTTAGTTGAAGCCATTGCTGGTGTTTACAATAAAGATAAACCTTTTCCCATTAAAGATTTTATTGCAGCTATCAGTGTTGGTATTTTAAGTGACAACAATGCAGTTTTAGATTTATGTTATGAAGAAGATTCAAAAGCAACGGTTGATATGAATGTTGTTATGACGGGCAGTGGTGAATTTATTGAAATTCAAGGAACAGGTGAAGAAAGACCATATACAAGAACTGAACTTAATATGATGCTTGAAAAAGCTGAAAAAGGAATTAATGAATTAATAGATTATCAAAAAGGGGTGTTGGGTGACTTAGCTTGGAAAGTTGGTTCTGAGCCATGA
- a CDS encoding XTP/dITP diphosphatase: MKEIVIATKNKGKIAEIKLALKNLPIKVYGLDEFDNVPDAIEDGRSFTENAMIKAKFYADYLNKACLADDSGLEVYNLNGEPGIFSARYAGENATDADNNQHLLKRLETLKITDTTCCFRCVLAFVDNETSITTEGICEGVILAEGRGDGGFGYDPLFFLPQYKKTMAELTPLEKNKISHRGIAIDKMTDKLTEYLK; this comes from the coding sequence ATGAAAGAAATAGTTATTGCTACTAAAAATAAAGGTAAGATTGCTGAGATAAAGCTAGCATTAAAAAACCTGCCGATAAAAGTTTATGGTCTGGACGAATTTGATAATGTACCGGATGCTATTGAAGATGGCAGAAGCTTTACCGAAAATGCGATGATAAAGGCTAAATTTTATGCTGACTATTTAAATAAAGCCTGTTTAGCAGATGATTCGGGATTGGAAGTTTACAACCTTAATGGTGAACCGGGGATATTTTCGGCACGATATGCCGGAGAAAATGCCACTGATGCTGATAATAATCAACATCTATTAAAAAGGCTTGAAACATTAAAAATAACCGATACTACCTGTTGTTTTCGTTGTGTCTTAGCGTTTGTTGATAATGAAACTAGTATTACGACCGAAGGAATTTGTGAAGGGGTTATTTTGGCTGAGGGTCGAGGAGACGGTGGCTTTGGCTATGATCCTTTATTTTTCTTGCCTCAATATAAAAAAACAATGGCGGAATTAACCCCGTTGGAAAAAAATAAAATTAGTCATAGAGGGATAGCGATAGACAA